The following is a genomic window from Malus sylvestris chromosome 12, drMalSylv7.2, whole genome shotgun sequence.
TCCATGGTCACCCATTGACCATCCTCCGGCTTATTAGTTGGAGCTGGAGACGAGgaaatttgatttgttttttcttttctgtgatAATTAAACGGAATGCAACTTTTCCTTATGATTTTATTGGTTGAAATATGCAGCAAAAACTAGAGATCCTCTGTGTTTCCGGGCACAATATATCTTATCCACTACATCACATTCAACATCAACAGCAACAACTACAGTGCTTGATATGGAGAGGCTCAGATTACCGTCTTTAGAAGTTAATTCTGATTCTCTGGCTTCAAGTAGACCGTGGACATACACAGGGGCAATCGGTCCTCCGACTGAGGTAATGGTTACTAATTGATAATCGAGTCTCTTCAGTGCATATTATTCATATATTATCTTTACTTTAAAGTTGTCACTCATGGGTGTAAGGCTTCCCCAATTTATTTATCTATTTAGTTTTGTTCTTGGTCATCATATTTAAGTGCAGACGTGCACACATTTAGGTAGTTTGTTTTGATTATCATTGAGCTTGTGACCAAATtgagaatgttttttttttaaatgcctGCCGGATTTGCATGATTCTTGGGTAATAGATAACTTACACAAACTAGGTTTGCATTCATTCAAATAAATAACACAAACCGTtctaaaaatttgaatggattctgGTTAGGTTTTCAGATAGTTTTTGAACATGTTTTAGATGCTGTGGCCTAGCCAGCTTCACTTGTTCATAGCATACTGCAATTACAAATTCTGATCTCATGCTCTATTGTTGGGTTTTGAGTTTAGGATTCCAGGTATTTTCTTTcccaatttgatttttccttaTGTATGAAAGATGTTGAGCTTACAACTCTAGTAACTTCAGTGTTTCTCATCAGGCGAATTTTGGAGCAACTTTAGCTACAGAAACTCTTCTTATGAGTGAAGAGGCTGTAATAGAAGCTGCTGCCGCTGAAGCTGTCACTCTTGCAAAAGCAGCACTGAAGGTTGCAAAGGATGTGGCTATACTGGTTAGCAGTAGCACTAATCACTCTGCTAAACCAGAAAGTTCATCTCCAGTTTCTCCAGAGACTAAAGCTTTGCATTTCAATTGGGCTCAGCATATGGAAACCAAACAGGTTTCTAGAGTAGGAGCTTCCATGGGAGCTGAAACTGCATTTGTGGAAGATCATTTCATTCAATCTGCAATAAAAGAGTTGGAAGAAGTGGAGCGAACAAATGAAGAATTTGAACTTCTGCAGGAGCAACTTTCCAAGGGTATAACTGCAAAATCGAGTCGTCAAACGGAAAGGAAGGCCAGAAGAGCAAAAGCAGCAGAAAAGGCTGCTGCAAGTGTTGTGTCCATGAAGTCTGGTTCAGCCACTAGAAAAAAGCGTTCTTCGGTACAAGAAATAGACCACTCTGATCCATTGCGTTACTTGAGATCAACTACCCACACTTCTCGCCTTCTGACTGCAAACGAAGAAATTGAGCTTTCTGAAGGAATCCAGGTACTACTAGTGTCAACATGAGAGTTTTGAATCCACCTTGATGCTTATGAAATCTTTCAATTACTCCTTGCTTGCAATCTTCATTGATACTGCACCCCTGCACCCtcagaaaatataaataacaaattaaaaaaaaataatgaaaaggtTTATTTACCCTTTTTGTAGCTGATAGGTCACATCCTCGCTGATAACTATTAGAAAGTTCAATAATGTAAAGAAGATCCTTCACTGAACTACTCACAAATATACTTCCATTTTGCAGTGATTTAAAAATGAACCATGCACACAATATCCTTTCATGGGTTAAGTATACTTGATGTCTAATTATGTGGGCTATCACGGAGGCTAAAACATACTACTCATAGGTTGATATTGAATCTAttgatacaacaacaacaacaaagccttttcccactaagtggggtcggctaattGAATCTATTGATAGATTCGCTAAAATTGTTTATGGCCAACACTTGAGAAGTTATTTTGCCAGTTCATGTACTTCATGGAATTAAATTCGAAGAGTATAATTGTACAAGGCTTTTGCTGGGAAGCGTTGGATAACAATTGCGCATGGATTTTGATTGATATAGTATGTTATCATGTCATGGATGAAAAAGGGGAAAATTTCGAGAAAATTGTTCAGTCCTAGAAAGTTCAATGCATGCAGAGGTAGTAATGGAGTACCAGTAAAAGTAGGGAAATAGTGAAGTCGTTGTAATATTGTACAAGTAGAAGTAAATAGACAAGAGTTTCTAGTATTTGGAGTTAATGTGAGTATTGTATTTATTTCTCTTTAGTCTGATTTCTGATGCCTATTGCTATATATTTCAGGAACTACTGAAACTGGAAAAGCTGCATGAGGAGCTTGCACAAAGATGTGGTGGTCAGCCCACCATTGCACAATGGGCTGCAGCAGCAGGAGTTGATCAGAAGACTTTGAGGAAGCGTGTAAACTATGGTATTCTGTGCAAAGACAAAATGATCAAGAGCAACATAAGGCTTGTAATATCAATTGCAAAAAATTATCAGGGAGCTGGGATGAATCTTCAAGATCTTGTGCAGGTATGATTTTATCGTtgttatcatatatatatatttgcttttacttttcccGTAGGATGAAAAAATTATTTCCTTAAAAGTCTTGCCGCCTTTGAATACTTATTCTTGGCTATTGACTTTCAGGAAGGATGTCGAGGCCTTGTAAGAGGTGCAGAGAAATTTGACGCTTCAAAGGGTTTTAAGTTCTCAACCTATGCACACTGGTGGATTAAACAGGCTGTTCGAAAATCTCTTTCTGACCAGTCCAGAACAATTCGCTTACCCGTGAGTTTTACcttcatatatttctttttacCTGTGGTTCCTATTTCGTATCATGGCTCTTGAGGTTTGAATGGTTGGGACCCCATTTTACTGGACCAACACATGGCAGAATCCAATTTTTGTCTCTTCTTTCTCAAAACATGAATATAGAGACTGAAATTGATTTTGAGGCGGGGAGGATCATTGTTATGATTCACATTCCTGCTGAATCTGTGTATCCTAGTGCTTCATATTTTTAATACTCTTTGCATTTGTAATATTTTGGTAAAACAGTTTCACATGGTGGAGGCGACATATAGAGTTAGAGAGGCTAAAAAGCAACTGTACAGTTTAAATGGAAGACATCCTAACGATGAAGAAGTCGCAGAGGCAACAGGGCTGTCGATGAAAAGGCTTTCTGCTGTATTACTGACTCCAAAAGCCCCTAGATCTCTGGAGCAGAAAATTGGAATCAACCAGAATCTAAAACCTTCGGTCTGTCCTATCTCTACATCCAATGAAATGGCAATTCTTATCCAACATTTTTGTCACCTTTTGTGTGTTCCTTTTCTGATGATTACATGTTGTTCTTCACAGGAAGTAATCTCAGATCCCGATGCAGAAACAGCAGAAGATCTGCTGATGAAAAAATTTATGAAGCAGGATTTGGAGAAGGTACTAGATAGTCTCAATCCTAGAGAGAAGCAGGTTGTCAGATGGAGGTTTGGATTGGAGGATGGAAGGATGAAGACACTGCAAGAGATAGGGGAGCTGATGGGAGTTAGTAGAGAGAGAATTAGACAAATAGAGTCATGTGCATTCCGAAAACTGAAgaacaagaaaagaacgaaACATTTACAGCAGTACGTGGTTTCATAGGCCGATGTCAATATGGTGGTTAAATTGCAAATTTAGTAAGTAGTTCATTTGAGGTTCATACGGCGCATCTTCATTTTCATCTATATTATGGCTTCGCTTTCCATGTCGCCAAGTGGAAATGTACTCTTTTCACTTTTTTGTAACACGAAAGAATATTTGTGCATAGAAAGTTAGAAacagaaattttggatgaagcattTCAAATTCTTTTAATGTATCAAAGTAATTAAAAGTAAATTCATATGAACAATCGTAAAGAAACTTGTATGTCAAGTACTATTTTCGCCTGATTTGAACCCTAGTCCCGGCATATATACCTTGAATTTGAAGGTTATCCATTCCAGTCTAATCTTGTATGCCAAACGGGGCTTAAGGCCTCAACTTCCGATGATACAAGTTACAACATGGACAAGAAGTGGAGTTTTTAATTTGGTCCGTCCTATAGGTTGAATCATTTTTCGTTTTGACCCCTATTGTTTCAACTTTTGCAattgtggtttttaattttcattttatatgTCTTTCCTGTTACATTTCTTCAACATCTCTCCCATCATCCTGCCTTCACTCTTCTATCTTTTCATTTCTCCCATATGTTGCTCTTATATCTCTCTCGAACAAAAAAATCAAAGCGAAAAACAACAAACCGAAATGGTTGCCAAACAAGCTCTTATATTACGCACCATCTGACCACTGGTGTTCCTCTTTGAAAACCTGGAGCTCAAGCAAGTTAATTGCAACAACTGTGTCTCACTTTCAAATAGTAATCCCTCTCAATACAGCAGAGCCAATATGAATAGACATGTATCATTCAACCATAAGTTTTGGATTGAGAATTTGACACATACTTATATATCAATGACATGAGTTTCTCACTCTCCAACCGTTTGATTACGAGTTAACTAGCATCACATCCAGCTCAAAAACTCGAGCATTGGCAAAGTTTCTCGTTACTGCTACAAGTACTTAATCAATGCCCAGGTGACAATTATCAAAATCACAACTCCAATGACCAGTAGGATCAAGCAAGAACAACCGCCTTTGTTGTGTTTGTTCAGTACTGCCAATTTCTTTTGCACCCGCTGTTTCAAGAACAAACTCGTGTCAATAAGAGCATAACGGAGAGGTAGAATAAATGAAACTGGCAGCTTAAAAGGGTAAATCGATCACAAACATATGAAAAATCATACAAGATCCACACAACTTGTGAAGCACTAGCTAAGCTATGCATACACATTAAAACAAGGCAGCTCAACTACTAGGTGAATACTGCATTTTCTCAGCACGATACGACTACATTCATTCTTTTAGAACATGCTCTCTTCTGTTTGAAAAGAGATTTGAGATTTAGGGTGGCACTTTCTAGTTTCTATGCCTGGAAGAAGTGAGCATAAAGAATAGTGCATGGGTGCATGAATGTGGGTGCGATCCGGTGAAATTCAAGCTAGAAAAGCATGCAATAACTGTAATGATTCAACCTGTAGGTTTGAATTTGTTGAGTCCACCTGCTGGTCCAGATTATCCTGCACATTGTGGAAGCAAGGAACGGAAGGTAAAAAAACTGCAGCTGTCCTCAGTGCAATTCTGGTTGAACATGAGAGGAACAGTAATAAAGTGGAGAAGAAATCAGCAAAAGAGTAAACCAGAAGCCTCGTGTGCAGATCAAGTTCCTCATTGACTGCCAACGCAATGTGTTTGGTACTAATAACCGTCTCCTCCAATTTGTCAAGGCCTTCATCTTGTTCTGCTAGGAGCGTAAAACGTATTACAATTAGTCGCAGACTAAATCACATAGTGGAGAAACTAATAATCATACAATTTACAAGCACATGCCTTTCATGATTTGGCGTTGAAAGCCAACAAGACCATGGTTGTTTAAACCAGTTGTTCTGCTCATTATGTCATCCGTCTTCTTATCAGGGCCAAGCAAGTTATTTCTGTTAGCAAGGCTAGACATATTGAGAGTAGTAGCCATTTGATCAGCTTTAGAACTCAAACTTGCGAGCATTTCTTTGCGACGATTCATTTCTTTTCCTGTTCTGTTTATCACAACAgctattaaatttgtaaatagaGTGATAACCAGCTGCAATAAAGTACGATAtgagcaaaacaaaaccaaaaaagttAAGCAATCCTTATCCCATGACTCTGAAATTCGATACCAACCATACATTTCGACACAATTTAGTTGAAAAAGAGGACAAAGAACACCCTGCGAATTCTTCGCTTTGAAGTTTTACTCAAAGAAAGTGTGTTTACAGATGTTAATGGCAACAGATGGTCGGGCAGTTCGGTTAATAATACTGGCTAGCTGGAGAAACATTAGGAAAGAAATGTGCCGATGACAGAAGTTGTGCAACACCAGTGATGGTAGTCTAAGGCTGtggtttaatttgtttgaatgAAGAAGCCTTTCGAGGCTGTACCTGATCAGGCAATAATTCTTTGGAACATGGATGTACACTAAAAGTTCAATATTTTGCTAACTTCAGACTGCATGATGGGGAAGGTTCAATTGATAGAAGCGTAAAACTAGCAAGTTTGACACTGCATAATATTTAGAAACTTCATATAGGATTTAAGTTTGAAGTTTGTCTAATTTAACCCCGTTGGATGTAATAAGGTACACTAAAACTGAACCAACTTAAGGTTCCCTATGAAATTTGGTATGGAGTACTTAATGCCACTACTAATAAAGTCTTTCTTTTGTATGAGAGCGGGCGGACAGGTAGTATAAGTGAATTCGAATATTACTCACATTGACTGCTTCTGCTTGGTGGGAAGCTTAGACAGGAGTGAGTGCAAAGTCTCAAGCTTTGTCCTTAGTATCGTAACCTTTCTTCGAGTTGCGGACATATGACGTTGTGTTTCTGGTCCAGAGGGTGACACTGGCAACGAACTCCTTCCGGAAATCATGCCATTGATTTCATCAGCAAGCTTTGAAGCATCATTGAATTCTCGCATCCACGAGTCAGGCGATGCCATTGCTACTGCTAGAAAGAAGAATATCTTGATACTTGATTCATACGCAAATCACAATACGTATAGACAAAGCAAAACTACACTTGGAAACAAAATTATGATCATCTGGGTGAGAGAAAAAATACAACTAATTATACTTTGCAATTGCATTGCGAATCTGCTATATACGTAGCAGCTAGCAGATTAGCAATGCAAGTAAGCATTAATTAAAATAGCTGGTTGAAGTCATTAAACCAGATAAATGATATTAGCATGTAATTAAGCAAGAACAGGTaagaaattatttaatttagtgCACTGCAAACAATCTAGTGAATATGTTAACTCACATGCTGACCCTAGCCAACTGCCCGACTAGcgtctagcgtcttttagaacttgCTGAAGAGTAGTTGAGAATTATTAAAGCTCAGATTGATTTAGGGGAGCAAAGTGTTGAAATATCCCACATTGACCATATCtatgagaaaagaagagtttaaatatcaaaACCGCACTCCAACTAAAACCGAGGACTTTTGTGGTAAAACTCCATACTTGACCGATTGTGCAAGTGGTAATTAACAAGTTGGGACAAAATTGATGTAGTTGGAGGTGGGCCCTTGGCCCATATTTCTGATAATTCTACACAGAGCAGGTTCTAAAGCTCCCAATAACAAACTTCTCCTCTCCCTATTTTAAAATAGATTAATTACAATAACGCTTGctcgaataaaaaaaaaaaaatctcaataacAATAATCATCAAGAATTCTTTAGAATTAATTAGAAtttcgaataaaaaaaaatcctaataacAATAATCATCAAGAATTCTTTTAGAATTAATTAGAAtttcgaataaaaaaaaatcccaataaCAATAATCATCAAGAATTCTTTAGAAGTAAGTTGTAGTTGACAAAAGGTTCCAAATTGCCAATTGTAGACCGAAAAAAGAGCAAACGATGCATGACTAATGAATtacaatataattaattatgtagtaatgagagaaagagagagatttatATTAATGATAATGAATAATTAAGGAATGCATTACCTTAATTGATCTTGTTTAATTTTGATTACAATTGGAGTGGGCGATGGGAGAACGTAGACGCAGACGGCAACAAACGGGAACGAGGGagggaggaaggaaggaaggtaTCGCATTCACAGAGGACAGCCGTGCAGCTTCCCTTCCTACTTCCTACAGAAGGAAACACAACAgccaatgagagagagagagagagcgcaaCAATTTTTGTCTGTTTTCGTATGAATGCGCATTAATAATCAACTTTACAACCCgtgctaattttttttattttttaacaaacgatattattgatattatttatattaaaagagaaaaaatgattttaacctcataataggttagcaataatatgatttaaattttcatttgacgagaatcgaatctaagttcttttacttacaagtgaaggaataccactaaatcaTACTACTAAGTAGCTACATCAATCTTAGAGTTGTTAATTTCTTACATGACCTAGTTAACACTATATGAAAAATAACGAATTTTGGGTCAACGCGATAACTAATTGGGTCGCAAATTTCTTAACGAGTTTACACATAGATAACCTGTTTcaatttgttaagaaaaaaattagtttgataaTTTTGAAATACTATAAAAACTTTGCCAGTTACTACAATAGCCATAGTATAATCTCATATAAGTGgaattaaaaattttcaaagcCCATTCAAAATACAAAGCAATTTTAAAAACCAAGgcacataaaaaaaattcataataattcatttacaattgtgaaaatgtgaaaaaatacgCAAACATCCTCTAATCTTTGACGATGAGTACATTgtggtttgaatttttaaacccTACAAACCCTCATTAATAGTGTTTTTAcggggagttcaaaataaaaataatttttttttacaattaatgTCCAAGTTGaataatgtgaaagaatatataaacgtTTGTGATTGCGCCCTCTTTACTTACACAATTGTTAAATAGTTTAGACTAGCAAAAATTGCCTGCGCGGCGCTGCAGGTTTTAAAACTATAAAAAACATGTTGAAAgttctaaatatatatacaatagACAATACTATGTACATACATGTTTACAATAAGGAACAAAATAGGTGGCAGAAGCCTTTCCGAGAGGATAAGGCATGGTTGGAACCACAATAGTGTTTTTTTGGAGGCCCATTAAAACATGAGAGGCCACCTAAACCAACCAATATGAATAATTAGAGGGACTATGTATCACACGAAACAAAGAAATAGCAAACTGATGGCTTCAGGATAACACAAAACCTATTTCTGTTTTTGAAGCGGTGCAATGGCTGTGAGAAGAAACTTAACATCTCCTTTATCCCTAGCCTTAGACTGAAGACAT
Proteins encoded in this region:
- the LOC126593664 gene encoding RNA polymerase sigma factor sigB-like translates to MSILSVSSSSSSSAAVGLFNSHIPALPNASFLTPLPLPLVGAHPANDQKNKKKQKWSAAAAIGGGVMATKLTVLRTPHTLFCDELFKHSSFQAKTRDPLCFRAQYILSTTSHSTSTATTTVLDMERLRLPSLEVNSDSLASSRPWTYTGAIGPPTEANFGATLATETLLMSEEAVIEAAAAEAVTLAKAALKVAKDVAILVSSSTNHSAKPESSSPVSPETKALHFNWAQHMETKQVSRVGASMGAETAFVEDHFIQSAIKELEEVERTNEEFELLQEQLSKGITAKSSRQTERKARRAKAAEKAAASVVSMKSGSATRKKRSSVQEIDHSDPLRYLRSTTHTSRLLTANEEIELSEGIQELLKLEKLHEELAQRCGGQPTIAQWAAAAGVDQKTLRKRVNYGILCKDKMIKSNIRLVISIAKNYQGAGMNLQDLVQEGCRGLVRGAEKFDASKGFKFSTYAHWWIKQAVRKSLSDQSRTIRLPFHMVEATYRVREAKKQLYSLNGRHPNDEEVAEATGLSMKRLSAVLLTPKAPRSLEQKIGINQNLKPSEVISDPDAETAEDLLMKKFMKQDLEKVLDSLNPREKQVVRWRFGLEDGRMKTLQEIGELMGVSRERIRQIESCAFRKLKNKKRTKHLQQYVVS
- the LOC126593665 gene encoding syntaxin-51-like, which encodes MASPDSWMREFNDASKLADEINGMISGRSSLPVSPSGPETQRHMSATRRKVTILRTKLETLHSLLSKLPTKQKQSITGKEMNRRKEMLASLSSKADQMATTLNMSSLANRNNLLGPDKKTDDIMSRTTGLNNHGLVGFQRQIMKEQDEGLDKLEETVISTKHIALAVNEELDLHTRLLDNLDQQVDSTNSNLQRVQKKLAVLNKHNKGGCSCLILLVIGVVILIIVTWALIKYL